The genomic stretch TCGGCACCGGCGAGCTGGGCGGCTTCAGCGCCCGGCCGCTGAAGCAGAACTTCACCGAGATCAACAATCTCGTCATGGAGGCCGAAGCCGCCCAGAAGGCCGGCACCGAGGTTGCGCCCGAGACGGTCGACAAGCTGGTCCGCTTCTACGCCGACATGTTCACCGCCTTCTCCTCGACCCCGATGACCTTCACCGGCTTCGACTGCTCCGGCAAGGACGAGAAGGGCAACCCGCTCACCGTGGCCTCGGGCCCGATCACCGTCGGCGGCTTCGAACCGGCAGTCTATCCGGCCATTTCGCTCGATGACTTCGACATGACAGTCGAGAATGACGGCTTCCTGAAGTTCGGCAACTTCACCTGGAAGAAGATGGATTTCACCGCAGCCGTGGCGGCGATCGAAGCCGCGACCAAGCTCGATGAAGCCTACTTCACCGCCAATTGGCGCAAGCTGGTCCCGGCGCTCGACGGCATGAGCCTCGCCGACCTCTCGATCGACGTGCCCGATCCCGAAGCCTCCGGCAAGCGCATTACCGGCACGCTCGGTGCCTTCGACGCCACGCTCGGCAACTACGTCAACGGGATCCCGGCCAGCATCGGGCTGAGTCTCTCCAATTTCATCCTGCCGATCACCGCCGAGATGACCGACCTGCCGGTGGCGGATCTGCTCGCCCGCGGCGTCGACAAGCTCGACATCTCGCTCGGCACCAAACTCGCCTGGGACCAGGCCTCGTCGACCATCAAGGTGGACGATGTGCTGATCGATATGGGCGCCCTCGGCCGCATCAACCTCTCGGGTACGTTCGGCAACGCTACAGAGGCGCTGTTCGCCGACAATACCGACGAGGCCACGATGGCGGCCATGCTGCTCACCCTGCAGGACGTGACCATCGAGGTCGAGGACCGCGGCATCGGTTCGCTCGCCTTCGCCGCCGGCGCCAAGGAAGCCGGCCAGTCCGAGGCGTCGTTCCGCACCGCCGTTGCCGGCATGGCCCAGGGCATGACCCTCGCCTTCCTCGGCAACACCAGCGAGGCACTCACCGCCGCCCAGCAGCTCGGCACCTTCCTCAATGGCGCGTCGCACCTTAAGCTGACCATCACCAGCAAGGACGCAGCCGGCATCGGCCTCGCGGACCTCGCTGCCGCCGAGACCAACCCGGCGGCGCTGGCCGGCAAGCTCAACGTCGTCGCCGAAGCCAGCGGCGAGCCGGTCGAACTTCCGGTGCTCGACGCCCCGGTCCCGTCGACCCAGGACGAAAAGCGCGACCTCAAGGCCCCGGCCGCGCAGTAGCACCGGTCTGTCCGCCGCCACCGGCCGACACCTCCCCCCGTGTGGGGGAGGCTGGGAGGGGGGCGGCCACAAACACCGAGCGTGGCTGTCACCCGCCATCGCGCCTGTAGCCCCACCCCCTCGGAGCTGCGCTAGGTCGCTTCGCTCCCAAGCTTCGCTTGCCTCCCCCATCAAGGGGGAGGTGTTGGGCCTGCGGATCTGGCTGAATGGTGCCTCGCCCCTCCCCCAAAGCGCCGCGGTAACGGTTGGCCCACTCAGACTCTTGTCCCCTCTTCCCCTTTGGCGCACTATGGCCATCTGAGAGGAGGACTGACGATGCAAGTCGAGACTATCCTTCAATCCAAGGGCTACACCGTCCACACGGTGGAAGCCGGCGCGCCGCTCTCTGAAGCGGTGCGGATCCTGAACAGCAAGAAGATCGGTGCCGTGGTCGTCGTCGACGCCAAGGGCAAGGTCGCGGGCATCCTCAGCGAGCGCGACGTCGTGCGTCATCTCGAACAGGACCCCGTTGCGATCCTGGCCGGCCCGGTCCGCAACGTCATGACCAGCAAGGTCATCACCTGCACCCCGGCCAGCACGGTGTCGGACCTCATGGAAACCATGACCCGCCACCGCATCCGCCACATCCCCATTGTCGAAGCCGGCAAGCTGACCGGCATCGTCTCGATCGGCGACGTGGTGAAGCGCAAGATCGAAGAGGCCGAACAGGAAGCCTTGGCGCTCAAGGAATATATCGCGTCGTAGCGCTCTCGCCGACTCGGCGACCACTCGAGACCCGCGCAGGCGATCGCCGTACCGTGGCGGCAGCAACAAAAAGGCCCCGGACGCATCCGGGGCCTTTGATTTCTCGAACGTCGGATCAGAACGAGTAGTTCAGGCCGACCTTGACGGTGTGCAGCTTGAAGGTCGCATCGGCGGTGTCGCCCTCGACGTCGACGAGCTCCTCGGTACCGAAGTCATAGTACTGGTACTCGGCCTTCACCGACCAGTTGTCGTCCAGCGCCAGCTCGGCGCCCAGACCGACCGTCCAACCGCCCTTCGCTCCCGAGAACGTTCCGGTGCTGTCCGGATCTTCATCCGACGAGCCATCGACGATGTCGCCGAAGGTCGTGTCGATCTGCGCTACGGCAAGGCCGCCCTTGAGATAGAACAGCGCGTTGTCCGCGGCGAAGCCGAGACGCGCCGTCACATCGGCATAGGCGCCGAAATCGACACGCCCGAAATTGTCCGGATCTTCCAGCACCGCATCATCGCCGCTGATCCCCAGCCAGCCCACCTGGCCCTCGATGCCCAGAACCACCGAGTCCATCTGCCAGTTCACGCCTGCCTGCAGCCCGGCGAGGAACCCGCTGGCATCGACGGCGAAGGCTTCTCCAGTGTCCTCGTCGAAGAATCCACCGCCCGGATCGGTGTCGGTCGCTTCGACAGTGCCCCAGCCATAGCCGATATGCGCACCGATATAGCCACCGGACCAATCGTGCCCGGCCGCTACGACCGGGACCGCAGCCGGCTCTTCAATAATCAGATCCGCCGCCATAGCAGAACTCGCTGCCATGAGGAGAGCCACAACACTTGCTGCCGTACGAAGCATTTTTTAGGGAACCCCCTGTGTCACATTGCCGGAATCGACAATGACACCGTTTCGCCGTACGTCAACTTTCCTTCCGATTTCGAACATAGTTTGACTGAAAAGTGTGACCGAGACGACGCAGTAATATGCCAGATCGTCTTGGCATCGACTGAAAAGCAACGATTTTTCGTCGTTCATCAACTTGGCGGCAAAGCGACCTCGCGAGGCGAGCCGCACCTTTCCAACCTTGCCACGATTTCACCTCGCCGCAACGCCCCGGCAAGCCGACGCAGGCCATCTTTCCCTCGTTGCCACCAAATCGATGGGAGACCCCGATGACCCCGACCCGCGCCACCATCCTCGCCGCCCTCGTAGCCGCCCTCGGCCTCACCGCCATGAGCCCGGTCTTCGCCGCCGGTCCCGAGCGTCCGCGCAGTGACAGCCGCACCCTCGAGTTTCGCCGCGATGCCGGCGGCGCTTTCCGCTTCGTCGATTTCTCCTGCAACAGCCGTGCGGCCGACCGGCTGGAGCGTCGCCTCGATCGCATGGCCGGCAAGCTGAAGCTGAGCAAGGACCAGGAAAAACTGTTCGAGGACTTCCGCACCTCGGCGCTGACCGCGCAGACCGATTTCGCCGACCGGTGCGACACCATCCGGCCCGGCACCGCCACCAACGACAGGCAGCGCCCCGACCTGATCCAGCGGCTTGAACAACGCCTGAAGTTCGATGAAGCGCGTGTCGCGGCGATGACCGAACTGCTGCCGCAGTTCAGGAGCTTCTACGAGAGCCTCACCGACAACCAGAAGCGCGAACTCGCGCCGCGCCGCCACATGCAGGGCAAAATGCTGCACCCCGGCCAGGCACGGCCCCATCACTCCGCCCCGGCGGCCCCCGGTTTGGACGGCTGATCCCAGTCCCCGCCGGTCCGCAGCCCCAACGCGACCGGTCGCGACGCCGTCCCAGAGAAGCCCCGGCGCCCCTCCCGCCGGGGCTTCGAACCGTCCCGAAGGGCAAATCGCTCCAGTGAAGCGATTGAGATGAGAAGGCCATGAGAGCTACGCTCGAATGGCATCGAAGGCGCCGCACGTACTGTCCCTTCGGCACACCACTCCGCCTCCCAGCATCGCCCCCTTATCCACACGCCGCATTGCCCCGGTCACATGGCTCCGCTAACCATCGGGCATCTGATCTCCCGAGCGCCATTCATGACCGCCCTGCCCCTCGACACCGACCTGATCCGCGCCGAGTTCCCGGCGTTCCGCGAGCCGAGCCTCGAGGGCTGGGCCTTCTTCGAGAATGCCGGCGGCTCCTATACCAGCCAGCAGGTGCTCGGCCGGCTCGACCACTTTTATCGCGCCACCAAGGTGCAGCCCTATGGCTTCTACCCGGCCTCGCGCGAGGCCGGCGCCGCCATGGACCTGGCGCACCGGCGTATGGCACAGGCGCTCAATGTCGGCATGGACTGGATACATTTCGGCCCCTCGACCTCGGGCAATACCTATACGCTCGGCAACGCCTTTGCCGGCTGGTTGAAGCCGGGCGACGCGGTGGTGGTCACCAACCAGGATCACGAGGCCAATGGCGGTGCCTGGCGCCGGCTGGCGGATCGCGGCATCGTCATTCGCGAGTGGCAGGTCGACCCGGTGACCGGCCATCTCGACCCGGCGGGGCTCGACCAGCTGCTCGATTCGAAGGTCCGCGCCGTCTGCTTTCCGCACGCCTCCAACATCGTGGGCGAGATCAACCCGGTGCACGAGATCGTCCAGAAGGCCAAAAGCTACGGCGCGGTCACCGTGGTCGATGGCGTCTCCTACGCTCCGCATGGCCTGCCCGACCTGCTCGAGCTGGGCTGCGACATCTACCTGTTCTCCGCCTACAAGGTGTACGGCCCGCACCAGGGGGTGATGGCAGTCCGCCCCTCGCTGGCGTCGGAATTGCCGAACCAGGGCCATTTCTTCAACGACACCCAGCCGCGCAAGCGCCTCGTCCCGGCCGGCCCCGACCACGCGCAGATCGCCGCCACCGCCGGCGTCGCCGACTATCTCGAACGGGTCGCCGAGCTCGCCGGCGATCGGGTCGAAGGCGCCAATGCCTTCCGCAAGGCGCATGCCGCCATGCGTCTGCAGGAGGAGATCCTGCTCGCGCCGCTGATGGAGTTCCTGCGCCAGAAGAACAATGTCCGGCTGATCGGCCCCACCGACCCGAGCAAGCGCGCACCAACCGTCTCGCTGGCGCTGGGCGAACTCGCCGTGGAGGCCGCCGATCGCCTGGCCCGCCGCAAAATCATGGCGTCGGGCGGCCATTTCTATGCCTACCGCCTGCTCGAGGCCCTCGGCCTCAACCCCGGCCACGGTGTGCTGCGCGTCTCGTTCACCCACTACACCTCGCCTGCCGAAGTGCAGCGCCTGATCGAGGCGCTGGATGCCGAGCTGAAATAGGCTCGCAGCAGGCCCGGTCACCGGGCCCACTGCTTCGCGGCAGGTGGCGGAAACCTACCGCGCCGCGTTGAGGCTGAGCTCGCCGTTACTGAGGAACCAGCTCTTGCTGAACAGCGTGAGGTCGAGCGGGTTGGGCAGCCGAACGTCACCCAGGTCGGGATGCGGCTTGTCGGCCGGGTCGTACGAGCGGTCGATCTGCGAGATGAAGACGATCACCAGCCCGCGCGCTTCGGCGAACCCCTTCAGCGCCCGGACCTGTTCGGCCACCGGCGGGTTGTCGCGCCGCTGGTCCAGCAGTTGCAGATAGTCGACGACGATCACCGTGCCGCGCGATGCCTCGGCCATCTTCTCGATGATATAGGCGGCCGAGATGCGGTCCGAGCAATCGAAGCCGAAGCGATCGCCCAGTTCGGCCGGCTCCCGGCCGATCGCCCGCAACCGTTCCAGCACGTCCCTGTCGGTATATTCGAGCGTGAAGAACATGCCCCGGCCGCCGGCTTTCGCCGCTTCGGCGGCCAGCTCGAGCGCCAGCAGGGTCTTGCCCTGCCCGGGGCGGGCCCCGACCAGCACCAGTTCGCCGGGTTGCAGGCGTCCATAGAGCCTCGTCGCCGGAGAACTCTCGGCATAACGAGCGGCCAGCAGGCTCCACCCGGAAAATCCCTCTGCCGCCGCGACGCGATCGAGCGCTGCGCTCAGGGGAATCTTCTCCTCACGCGACAGCCGCCTGGCCTCACGCTTTAACTGATAGATCGGAACAGACAGTTTCATGCGAAAACCTCCTGGTTCGGGTCCAGCAGCAATCCCTCCTTTTGCCTTCGCCCGATCAGTCGGTTCGGTTTTCAGTCAGCCCTGTATGCGGTCTACTTTCCCGTCGGAGGGGGGAGGCGCGGGCCGCGCGCCGAACCCCGATGCTAGCCGATTCCTCCGCCACCCTCCATCGTCCCACTCTCAGACGGCGCCGTCGTAGCAGGCGACCGAGCGGCAGACCTTGCCGGCCGAGTCGAACTCGACCGTCTCGGCAACCAGTTGCCCGCGCTGGTTGCGGTAGAGGATGGTCAGGCACTGGTGACCGGACAGCACCGCTTCGAGCGTAAATCGCAGGTCCGGGATCGCCGCCAGCGCGGCGCTCCAGTACTCGCGCAGCGCCGCAATTCCATTGACCCGACCATCGCCCAGCCGTCTCGCCGCCACCGGCGACAGAAAGACGATATCGGCTGCGTAGTGATCCAGTATCCGTTCCAGGTCGCGCGCGTTCCACGCCTCGACCCACGCTTCGGCGAAACTCCGGCTCTCGATGCTCATGACCACTTCCTCCATGTGTCCCGCATATTATGTCAGCATTGCTGACATAACTCCAGTGCCATCCCACAATGTGTCCGGAGCGCCCCGCCCATCACGCGGGCTGATCGACGCCATTGCCAAAATCCGTTCGACGCCCCTCGCGGCTCCGGCTAAACAGCGCCGATGTCCCGCCCGTTCGCCGTCCTGCTGCTGCTCATCGCCACCGCCATCTGGGGTCTCGCCTTCGTCGCGCAGAAGGCGGCGATGGCGCATATGGGGCCGTTGACCTTCAGCGGCACGCGCTTCCTGCTGGGCGGCGTGGCGCTGCTGCCCTTCGCGCTCGTCGAGCTGCGACGCAAGGCGGTGCGCCCCAGCCAGTTCAGCCCGCGCCTCTGGCTGCAGATCGCCGTGCTGTGCACCGCGTTTTTCGCCGGCTCGATCCTGCAGCAATACGGTCTCGCCCAGACCAGCGTCACCAATTCCGGCTTCCTCACCGCACTTTACGTGCTGTTCGTGCCGCTGATCGCCTTCGCGGTGATCCGGGCGAAACCACACCCGATCATCTATCTGGGCGCGCCGCTGGCGCTGGTCGGCATTTTCTACCTCAATGGCGGACGGCTCGAGGCCTTCAACTTCGGCGACATGCTGGTGGTGACGAGCGCCCTGTTCTGGGGCGGCCACGTCTTCATGCTCGGCCTGCTGAGCCGCCAGACCGGCCTGCCGGTGGTGCTCTCGGCCATCACCTTCATCAGCGTCGGCCTTGTCTGCCTGGTGCTTGCCTTCGGCTTCGAGGTCCCCGATGTCGCCGACATCGCTGCCGGTTGGGTGCAGATCCTCTATGTCGGACTGATGTCGACTGCACTCGCCTTCACCCTGCAGGCGATCGCGCAGCAGCACGTGCCGGCGGCCAATGCGGCGATCGTACTCTCCGCCGAAAGCCTGTTCGCGGCGCTCGGCGGCGCGCTGCTACTGGGCGAGCGTCTGCCCGCCGTCGGCTATGCCGGCGCGGCGCTGATCTTTTTCGCCATCATCCTGGTGGAAGCGGTCCCGGCGCTGCGCCAGCGCCGGGGCGCAGCCGCATAGGGTCTACTGCACGCGGGTCAGGGTGATCTCGCGGCAGACCACGACATAGGCGCAGGCCTTGACGTTCATGGTGTTGGCACCCTTGAGCGTCAACGTCGCGTCTCCGGTCTGGCCGAACAGGGTGAGCTTGCCCTTCCAGCGCCCTGCTCCACTCGGCTTCGCCTTATCGATCAGGTAGGTGTCGAGATAGGGCCGGTTCTTGTCGGTATCCATCTTGCCGCGCAGCGCCACGACCTTGATGCAGAGCTGGGCATTGTCTTTGCCGCACATGCTCATCTCGTAGTCGGAGTTCTGGTCCGGCCGCCACATGCCGGTCACATCGACGCCCTGCG from Devosia sp. A16 encodes the following:
- a CDS encoding aminotransferase class V-fold PLP-dependent enzyme: MTALPLDTDLIRAEFPAFREPSLEGWAFFENAGGSYTSQQVLGRLDHFYRATKVQPYGFYPASREAGAAMDLAHRRMAQALNVGMDWIHFGPSTSGNTYTLGNAFAGWLKPGDAVVVTNQDHEANGGAWRRLADRGIVIREWQVDPVTGHLDPAGLDQLLDSKVRAVCFPHASNIVGEINPVHEIVQKAKSYGAVTVVDGVSYAPHGLPDLLELGCDIYLFSAYKVYGPHQGVMAVRPSLASELPNQGHFFNDTQPRKRLVPAGPDHAQIAATAGVADYLERVAELAGDRVEGANAFRKAHAAMRLQEEILLAPLMEFLRQKNNVRLIGPTDPSKRAPTVSLALGELAVEAADRLARRKIMASGGHFYAYRLLEALGLNPGHGVLRVSFTHYTSPAEVQRLIEALDAELK
- a CDS encoding DNA helicase, whose protein sequence is MKLSVPIYQLKREARRLSREEKIPLSAALDRVAAAEGFSGWSLLAARYAESSPATRLYGRLQPGELVLVGARPGQGKTLLALELAAEAAKAGGRGMFFTLEYTDRDVLERLRAIGREPAELGDRFGFDCSDRISAAYIIEKMAEASRGTVIVVDYLQLLDQRRDNPPVAEQVRALKGFAEARGLVIVFISQIDRSYDPADKPHPDLGDVRLPNPLDLTLFSKSWFLSNGELSLNAAR
- a CDS encoding CBS domain-containing protein, producing MQVETILQSKGYTVHTVEAGAPLSEAVRILNSKKIGAVVVVDAKGKVAGILSERDVVRHLEQDPVAILAGPVRNVMTSKVITCTPASTVSDLMETMTRHRIRHIPIVEAGKLTGIVSIGDVVKRKIEEAEQEALALKEYIAS
- a CDS encoding outer membrane protein, with amino-acid sequence MLRTAASVVALLMAASSAMAADLIIEEPAAVPVVAAGHDWSGGYIGAHIGYGWGTVEATDTDPGGGFFDEDTGEAFAVDASGFLAGLQAGVNWQMDSVVLGIEGQVGWLGISGDDAVLEDPDNFGRVDFGAYADVTARLGFAADNALFYLKGGLAVAQIDTTFGDIVDGSSDEDPDSTGTFSGAKGGWTVGLGAELALDDNWSVKAEYQYYDFGTEELVDVEGDTADATFKLHTVKVGLNYSF
- a CDS encoding DMT family transporter — translated: MSRPFAVLLLLIATAIWGLAFVAQKAAMAHMGPLTFSGTRFLLGGVALLPFALVELRRKAVRPSQFSPRLWLQIAVLCTAFFAGSILQQYGLAQTSVTNSGFLTALYVLFVPLIAFAVIRAKPHPIIYLGAPLALVGIFYLNGGRLEAFNFGDMLVVTSALFWGGHVFMLGLLSRQTGLPVVLSAITFISVGLVCLVLAFGFEVPDVADIAAGWVQILYVGLMSTALAFTLQAIAQQHVPAANAAIVLSAESLFAALGGALLLGERLPAVGYAGAALIFFAIILVEAVPALRQRRGAAA
- a CDS encoding nuclear transport factor 2 family protein — translated: MSIESRSFAEAWVEAWNARDLERILDHYAADIVFLSPVAARRLGDGRVNGIAALREYWSAALAAIPDLRFTLEAVLSGHQCLTILYRNQRGQLVAETVEFDSAGKVCRSVACYDGAV
- a CDS encoding DUF2147 domain-containing protein, whose protein sequence is MKTFWKAGLGLAMTAAMAAPSLAQGVDVTGMWRPDQNSDYEMSMCGKDNAQLCIKVVALRGKMDTDKNRPYLDTYLIDKAKPSGAGRWKGKLTLFGQTGDATLTLKGANTMNVKACAYVVVCREITLTRVQ
- a CDS encoding Spy/CpxP family protein refolding chaperone; amino-acid sequence: MTPTRATILAALVAALGLTAMSPVFAAGPERPRSDSRTLEFRRDAGGAFRFVDFSCNSRAADRLERRLDRMAGKLKLSKDQEKLFEDFRTSALTAQTDFADRCDTIRPGTATNDRQRPDLIQRLEQRLKFDEARVAAMTELLPQFRSFYESLTDNQKRELAPRRHMQGKMLHPGQARPHHSAPAAPGLDG